GGCGATCGGGCCCGTGAGATCGGCGCCGAGGTCCCGACGATCCCGACGGCTCTCCAGATCCTCGAGTCATTCGACCGGCAGGTCGTACGCCAGACCGCAGCATCGGTGGCCCAGAGCACCGGCCTGGATCTGGAACGGGTGCAGCGCACCCTCTCGGTCCTGGAAGCCGAAGGCCTTGTCGCGGTGGCCCCGGGGGGGCTCTACTCGCTGGGACTTCGTACAGTTCGGCTCGCCGCGCGGATCGAGCCGATCGAGCTTCTCCGGACGATCGCACTCCCCCTGCTCAGCGAACTCCGCGATCTAACTGGAGAAACGGCGAACCTCCTCGTCCAGGACGGGACCCAGTCCGTCTTCCTCGACCAGGTAGAGAGCCCTCGAGCGCTACGCCACAGCGGCTGGGCCGGACGGACGGTACCTCTCATCGGAACGGCAGGTGGAGCAGCTCTGTCCGGTCTTGGTGGGGCGCAAGTCGCGGCGGACGCGGTGGAGGCCGGGATCACCGCCGTTGCCTGTCGGATCTCGTGGTCGGGCCACCCGCCCGCTGCCGTTAGCATCACGGCCCCATCGTTCCGGTTGGTTGGGTCGGACCTCAAGGTAGCGATGCACCACGTTGAGGTGACGGCGGCGCGGATCGGGGCCGAGCTGACTGCGCAGCTGGCGAGTTCCCGATCGCGCGCGGCTGTGGTCGGATCCGCGCCGGAGCCGACCGGGACCGGCGAGATGCATCGTTCGACGGACAATCGCCGATGACAGTT
The sequence above is drawn from the Chloroflexota bacterium genome and encodes:
- a CDS encoding helix-turn-helix domain-containing protein, with the translated sequence MVDRQTPVLGASRSADRALRVLDLLERRSYGLPTMVVARECDIPKSSAHQLLNTMRDRGFVKYDHTGRTWAVGDRAREIGAEVPTIPTALQILESFDRQVVRQTAASVAQSTGLDLERVQRTLSVLEAEGLVAVAPGGLYSLGLRTVRLAARIEPIELLRTIALPLLSELRDLTGETANLLVQDGTQSVFLDQVESPRALRHSGWAGRTVPLIGTAGGAALSGLGGAQVAADAVEAGITAVACRISWSGHPPAAVSITAPSFRLVGSDLKVAMHHVEVTAARIGAELTAQLASSRSRAAVVGSAPEPTGTGEMHRSTDNRR